GACGAGCCGGGAGTGCTGGCCGGCCTGATGAAGATACTGGCCGAAGAGCAGATCAACGTCAAGCAGGTCATGGGCTGCATACTGGAAAGAGGAAAAAGAGCAGCCTTTGTCATCATTACCGACGGCGATCCCGCCTACGCCGAAGAAAAGCTGGCGGGGCGGGGAGTCAGGATCCTTGAGGAAATATAAGCTCCCTGCTCTTCTGAGGATCAAACAGTGGAGCAAAAGCCTGTTGGTTTTTGCTCCAATGCTTTTTGCCCGGGCCTTTGATCCGGGCTCGCTGTGGAGGACCTCGGCGGCCTTTGGAGCCATGTGTCTCATGTCCTCCGCCGTGTATATATTCAACGACCTCAGAGATCTGGAGGAGGACATCCAAAACCCTCTGAAGCAGCACCGTCCCCTGGCCTCCGGAGCCGTCGCTCCGGGCGCTGCGGCGACAGTGGCCATCATATGCGCCTTCCTCTCCATGACCATTGCCTGTCTGCTGGGCGCCGGCTGCGTCCGGGTGCTGGGAGTCTTTCTGGCCCTCAACGTGTGCTACACCCTGAAGCTGAAGCAGCTGATGATCATCGACGCCATGTGCATAGCGGCAGGCTTTGTGCTGAGGCTCCTGTTGTGCGGAGCGGCCATAGACGTGCCCGTCACCGACTGGCTGTGCGTGGTGATGTTTTTCCTGTCCCTGTTCATGGCCTTCGGCAAAAGGAAGTGCGAGCTCAGGCAGGCCATCTCCTCCAGACGCAAGGTGCTGTCCCACTACACGGAGCAGCAGCTGGACAGGCTCATGACGGCCACCTGCACCATCACCCTGGCAGGCTACACTCTGTTTTCTCTGGACCTGAGCGTCATAGCCAAGATAGGACCGCATCTCTATTTCACTGTGCCCATAGTGGCCTACGGCCTGTTTATGTATTCGGCCATCATAGACAGGAGCGAGGACGGAGACCCCAGCACGGTGTTATTCAGGGAGACGCCTCTGAAGGCGGCCTTTCTGCTGTGGCTCACGGGCTGCATCGTGATCATGCTCTGGCACCTATGACCAATCTGAACATAGTGCTCTACGCCCCGGAGATACCCCAGAACACGGGCAATATAGGCAGGACCTGCTATCTCACCATGTCCTCTCTGCACCTCATAGAGCCTCTGGGCTTCCGCCTCTCGGAAAAAGCAGTGAGGCGGGCGGGGCTGGATTACTGGAGCAAGCTGGACGTCCGGGTGCACCCATCTCTGGAGGCGTTTTTGCAATATGCAGACACCGACCGGATATTTCCGGCCACCAC
This genomic window from Abditibacteriota bacterium contains:
- a CDS encoding UbiA prenyltransferase family protein — encoded protein: MLFARAFDPGSLWRTSAAFGAMCLMSSAVYIFNDLRDLEEDIQNPLKQHRPLASGAVAPGAAATVAIICAFLSMTIACLLGAGCVRVLGVFLALNVCYTLKLKQLMIIDAMCIAAGFVLRLLLCGAAIDVPVTDWLCVVMFFLSLFMAFGKRKCELRQAISSRRKVLSHYTEQQLDRLMTATCTITLAGYTLFSLDLSVIAKIGPHLYFTVPIVAYGLFMYSAIIDRSEDGDPSTVLFRETPLKAAFLLWLTGCIVIMLWHL
- a CDS encoding tRNA (cytidine(34)-2'-O)-methyltransferase encodes the protein MTNLNIVLYAPEIPQNTGNIGRTCYLTMSSLHLIEPLGFRLSEKAVRRAGLDYWSKLDVRVHPSLEAFLQYADTDRIFPATTKAARPYTEARFCKGDYIVFGRESAGLPAPFLEAYRDRAVRIPMHPLSDRSLNLSNAAAVIMYEALRQMDFAGLR